In Synechococcus sp. CC9616, the following are encoded in one genomic region:
- a CDS encoding rhamnan synthesis F family protein, giving the protein MNSHTNEIIEDISLYQSLIKKRQFNMAWELLSKIHGVKNLSEELADFFALENEVLQHNGVNFKNLEYQNKLITKKASDHSGIKQVRIDHEHDWYFNDEVAQCILKSWRKISPQLLPSSIHRLLVIGNNLDMSTGVFRPISHVLNFLYHHGGFNLSTIQFNNDISKSEITKNLEAFDLIIINGIQQVCHVKELTVWLEDNSTNIPVYGYVHETKWIFDQLNQTEIQRLKTFIQHSHILLCSKDQVSDISNLSKAPSMTVVHNPTLCETLKKNHKVTNLRNPSRLNHSTQTTTVIMVGSIIKRKGYEFFSECAHTANRNGNYIFQWVGKHRDASIRLDPEIDYPGEVASKEVEMYLRNSNIFFLSSIDDTFPLVVVEAYINGCKLLLPKTTGIAKYFKNLSGVIIYDRHDADHIAIRLKELQEYPTPTTNDQELISKNFGLSTYLERFFKAINQSIYEAHTQSLSKLYESQKRQKITIFLHLYHTDLVFELSRELEAIVNHECTLIVTLPTSKSTPGSIQWLESIFIKRFNKVFVIPCDNRGLDIYPFFKSIEFLVKHQPEALEHDHLILKIHSKRSFTSSGIIKGNRWRRGLLKGLLGTRENCSKLISFIESNDSIGLAAPEQFLMDKSLRDLQESNNKFSIDQLIECYGISQGEGTKKFIRGTMFWTKSSLLIQPLTRHKLPSREEFPPGYSSDGTLAHAFERILSYIPLDQNSFLPIPKKAPYQYLTVEMLNNKEIGKSLSIYSEPFVFPDIAISDASKVSLCTNFEYLSKDSKKLFDYGLLVDECSFKEEENALEMCKVVIAIDALKSLRSPSIYYLNDSTIQKTNKSYTLKNLSRDAIIDILSAHLGCINRRG; this is encoded by the coding sequence ATGAATAGTCATACAAATGAAATCATCGAAGACATCTCACTTTATCAATCACTGATCAAGAAAAGACAATTTAATATGGCTTGGGAATTGCTCTCCAAAATCCATGGAGTAAAAAATTTAAGCGAGGAACTTGCTGATTTTTTTGCATTAGAGAATGAGGTATTGCAACATAATGGAGTCAACTTTAAAAATTTAGAGTACCAAAATAAGCTGATCACCAAAAAAGCCTCTGATCACTCTGGTATCAAACAAGTGAGGATAGATCATGAGCATGATTGGTACTTTAATGACGAGGTTGCTCAATGCATACTGAAGTCGTGGAGAAAAATAAGCCCTCAATTGCTACCGTCATCAATTCATCGTCTTCTGGTCATTGGCAATAATCTTGACATGTCTACTGGTGTATTCAGGCCAATTTCCCATGTCCTTAATTTCCTTTATCATCATGGCGGCTTCAACTTAAGTACAATACAATTTAATAATGATATAAGTAAATCTGAGATAACAAAAAACCTTGAGGCCTTCGATCTCATCATCATCAATGGTATTCAGCAAGTGTGTCATGTCAAAGAACTAACAGTCTGGCTTGAAGACAATTCGACTAATATTCCAGTTTACGGATATGTTCATGAAACCAAGTGGATCTTTGATCAGCTTAATCAAACAGAAATTCAAAGGCTCAAAACTTTCATCCAGCATTCACACATTTTGCTTTGCAGCAAAGATCAAGTAAGTGATATCAGTAATCTTTCCAAAGCACCATCAATGACAGTCGTCCACAATCCAACACTCTGCGAAACGTTAAAAAAGAACCATAAAGTAACAAATTTAAGAAACCCATCAAGACTTAATCATTCGACTCAAACAACAACAGTAATAATGGTAGGTAGCATTATCAAGAGAAAAGGGTATGAATTTTTTTCAGAATGTGCTCACACAGCAAATCGCAATGGCAATTATATATTTCAGTGGGTAGGAAAGCATCGAGATGCTTCAATTCGATTAGACCCCGAGATTGACTATCCAGGTGAGGTTGCCAGTAAAGAAGTAGAGATGTATTTAAGAAACAGCAACATATTCTTTTTGTCCTCAATTGATGATACTTTCCCCCTCGTAGTTGTTGAAGCCTACATTAATGGCTGCAAACTGTTGCTTCCTAAAACAACAGGCATTGCCAAATACTTCAAAAATCTAAGTGGTGTCATTATCTACGACCGACATGATGCTGACCATATCGCAATACGTCTCAAAGAATTACAGGAATATCCAACGCCAACCACTAATGATCAAGAATTAATCAGTAAGAACTTTGGATTGAGTACATATCTTGAACGTTTCTTCAAAGCAATCAATCAGAGTATATATGAAGCACACACGCAATCACTAAGTAAACTATATGAATCACAAAAAAGACAGAAAATTACAATATTTCTCCATCTATATCATACTGATTTAGTGTTTGAGCTATCCCGAGAGTTAGAGGCGATTGTAAACCATGAATGCACACTAATTGTAACGCTGCCAACCAGTAAATCAACACCTGGATCCATCCAATGGCTTGAATCTATTTTTATCAAACGTTTTAACAAAGTTTTTGTCATTCCATGTGATAACCGTGGACTAGATATTTATCCTTTCTTTAAATCGATTGAATTCCTAGTAAAACATCAACCCGAAGCACTAGAACACGACCATTTAATTCTTAAAATTCATTCAAAGAGATCATTCACTTCGTCAGGCATAATTAAAGGAAATCGCTGGAGGAGAGGATTACTAAAGGGATTACTAGGAACGCGCGAGAATTGTTCAAAATTGATTAGTTTTATTGAAAGTAATGATTCCATAGGCTTAGCGGCACCAGAACAATTTTTAATGGATAAAAGTCTAAGAGATCTACAAGAGTCAAACAACAAATTTTCAATCGATCAGCTTATCGAGTGTTATGGGATATCGCAGGGAGAGGGCACAAAAAAATTTATTCGCGGCACAATGTTTTGGACAAAAAGCTCACTTTTGATTCAACCGCTAACACGCCACAAGCTGCCAAGCAGGGAAGAGTTTCCACCTGGTTATTCCTCTGATGGAACACTTGCCCATGCTTTTGAGAGGATATTAAGCTATATACCGCTGGATCAGAATTCATTCTTGCCTATTCCCAAAAAAGCTCCCTACCAGTATTTAACAGTTGAGATGCTAAATAATAAGGAGATCGGTAAGTCTCTTTCTATTTATTCTGAACCATTCGTTTTTCCAGATATAGCGATAAGCGATGCTAGCAAGGTTAGCTTATGCACTAATTTTGAGTACTTATCAAAAGACTCCAAAAAACTTTTCGACTACGGTCTCTTGGTTGACGAATGTAGCTTTAAAGAGGAAGAAAATGCGCTTGAAATGTGCAAAGTAGTCATTGCAATTGATGCTCTCAAAAGCCTACGTTCTCCAAGTATATATTATCTGAATGATTCTACAATCCAGAAAACCAATAAGAGTTATACTCTTAAAAACCTGTCGCGCGATGCAATTATTGATATTCTATCGGCGCATCTTGGTTGTATAAACAGGCGAGGCTAG
- a CDS encoding DUF3303 domain-containing protein: MQLYLADIQFDDIDMQKAAYAQFIELWESGAMAKEDKFEGFEMLFRVHAPGEGRVVVLCRAESDKQLFAHFAPWRAQFGMVVEFTPVISCQNVVDYHKDLFAKLGG, translated from the coding sequence ATGCAGCTCTATCTGGCCGACATTCAATTTGATGACATCGATATGCAGAAGGCGGCCTATGCCCAGTTCATTGAACTCTGGGAAAGCGGAGCCATGGCCAAGGAAGACAAGTTCGAAGGCTTCGAAATGCTGTTCAGAGTGCATGCACCCGGAGAGGGACGCGTTGTGGTCCTCTGCCGTGCCGAGAGTGACAAACAACTCTTTGCCCATTTCGCTCCCTGGCGTGCACAGTTCGGCATGGTGGTTGAGTTCACACCGGTGATCAGTTGTCAAAACGTTGTCGACTATCACAAGGATCTCTTCGCCAAGCTCGGCGGCTAA
- a CDS encoding ABC transporter permease has protein sequence MRSQLAVILAVSVYERDRNASDSPFGAWEALVQPLQLLLLFVFIRVGLRLAVSGSTPLISTDITTISSELYFDPITFLVTGIAIVFLFRNVALKSINGLKLKAPLFYSRVRPLDILLASAVNDVRALATLSLITLILGWCFTWTFQFDRPGLAISAYLLTVIMAVGFGICITFLGQFVPAVKKIVKRVLQRLIIWTSGMFFATFELAPEARPLITWNPILHGVELFRFAINDSYPIPSISFNYLLICSLSCASFALILYRVNESMLLVSSDD, from the coding sequence ATGCGATCACAGCTTGCTGTGATACTGGCAGTGTCTGTTTATGAGAGAGATCGAAACGCGTCCGATAGTCCTTTTGGTGCTTGGGAAGCTTTGGTGCAGCCTTTACAACTTCTACTTCTCTTCGTATTCATCAGGGTAGGACTAAGACTTGCCGTCAGTGGTTCGACCCCACTTATCTCAACAGATATAACGACTATTAGCTCGGAACTTTATTTCGATCCTATTACCTTCTTGGTGACAGGCATTGCAATCGTTTTCCTTTTCCGAAATGTAGCACTTAAATCAATCAACGGATTGAAGTTAAAAGCACCTCTTTTTTACTCTCGGGTCAGGCCTCTCGATATTTTATTGGCATCTGCTGTGAATGATGTAAGAGCCTTGGCCACGTTGTCTTTAATTACATTAATACTTGGCTGGTGTTTCACCTGGACATTTCAATTTGACCGCCCAGGATTAGCAATTAGTGCTTACTTACTAACTGTCATTATGGCCGTTGGCTTTGGAATATGCATTACTTTCCTGGGTCAGTTTGTTCCGGCTGTGAAGAAGATTGTTAAACGTGTATTGCAGCGCTTAATTATATGGACGTCTGGTATGTTTTTTGCCACGTTCGAGCTTGCTCCTGAGGCTCGACCCTTGATTACATGGAATCCAATACTTCATGGAGTAGAACTGTTTCGGTTTGCAATCAACGATTCTTATCCTATTCCTTCTATCTCGTTCAATTATTTGCTGATTTGCTCCTTATCTTGTGCTAGTTTTGCGCTTATCTTGTACCGGGTCAACGAGTCCATGTTGCTTGTGAGCAGCGATGACTAA
- a CDS encoding RNA helicase, which produces MTEPGADGSAPLDPSKVFAFPLDDFQLEAIDALNQGHSVVVSAPTGSGKTLVGEYAIHRALSHGQKVFYTTPLKALSNQKLRDFREQFGDHNVGLMTGDLSVNREASIVVMTTEIFRNMLYAEANKHDDPLADVEAVVLDECHYMNDSQRGTVWEESIIHCPPPVQLVALSATVANAGQLTDWIEKVHGPTELVLSDHRPVPLQFSFCSAKGLHPLLNEQGTGLHPNCKVWRAPKGSKRKGRSPKPPQPEPPPISFVVAQMAERSMLPAIYFIFSRRGCDKAVRDLGAQCLVSPKEQARIRDRFTSYSEANPEAVRDGIHADALLRGIAAHHAGVLPAWKELIEELFQQGLVKVVFATETLAAGINMPARSTVIAALSKRTERGHRPLMGSEFLQMAGRAGRRGLDSRGYVVTVQSRFEGVREAGQLATSPADPLVSQFTPSYGMVLNLLQRHDLDKARELVERSFGRYLASLDLVEEETTLSQLRLQLGQLEGVAGDVPWEDFEDYEKLRGRLREERRLLRILQQQAEETLANELTLALQFASSGTLVSLKSPQLRGRVTPAVIVEKVDGPGQFPLLLCLTDDNLWLLVPCQSVVSLHAELSCLQVDNVEAPDLQRAGELRHGDQQSGGLALAVAHMAGRHDMTTPQYDLAGEVLTQSRLVQTLEQEQEQHPAHGWGDRKQLKKHRRRMEELEEEIEERQRLLHHRANRHWETFLSLLEILQQFGCLVELEPTEIGRTVAALRGDNELWLGLALMSGHLDELHPADLAAVFEAISTEVNRPDLWSGFPPPPAAEEALHDLSGVRRELLRTQERLNVVVPAWWEPELMGLVEAWARGTAWSDLIANTSLDEGDVVRIMRRTVDLLAQVPFCEAISEQLRANARLALKAINRFPVCEAQDLLKEASGLNPATERAA; this is translated from the coding sequence ATGACTGAACCAGGCGCCGACGGGTCAGCACCACTCGACCCTTCCAAGGTTTTTGCGTTTCCCCTGGATGACTTCCAGCTGGAAGCGATCGATGCCCTGAATCAGGGGCACTCTGTTGTTGTCAGTGCCCCGACCGGTTCTGGCAAAACTCTTGTGGGCGAATACGCGATTCATCGGGCCCTTTCCCATGGCCAGAAGGTCTTCTACACCACCCCTCTTAAGGCTCTCTCCAACCAGAAGCTGAGGGATTTTCGCGAACAGTTTGGTGATCACAACGTCGGTCTGATGACCGGCGATCTCAGCGTGAACCGCGAGGCGTCAATCGTTGTGATGACGACGGAGATCTTCCGAAACATGCTCTATGCGGAGGCAAATAAGCATGACGACCCCTTGGCGGATGTTGAGGCTGTTGTTCTCGATGAGTGCCATTACATGAATGATTCCCAGCGGGGAACGGTCTGGGAGGAATCGATCATTCACTGTCCGCCTCCAGTTCAGCTGGTGGCCCTATCGGCCACGGTGGCCAACGCCGGGCAACTCACCGACTGGATCGAAAAGGTCCACGGCCCCACAGAGCTGGTGCTCAGCGATCACCGACCGGTGCCGCTCCAGTTCAGTTTTTGCAGCGCCAAGGGGCTGCATCCCCTGCTGAATGAGCAAGGCACAGGACTCCATCCCAACTGCAAGGTCTGGCGAGCGCCCAAGGGAAGCAAACGCAAGGGACGCTCTCCCAAACCCCCTCAGCCCGAGCCACCACCAATCAGTTTCGTGGTGGCTCAGATGGCTGAGCGATCCATGCTTCCGGCGATCTATTTCATCTTCAGCCGTCGCGGCTGCGACAAGGCCGTCAGGGATCTCGGAGCTCAGTGCCTGGTTAGCCCCAAGGAACAGGCGCGTATCCGCGATCGCTTCACGTCGTACAGCGAGGCAAATCCGGAAGCGGTGCGCGATGGCATCCATGCGGATGCTCTGCTGAGGGGAATTGCCGCCCACCATGCCGGGGTGCTGCCGGCCTGGAAGGAACTAATTGAGGAGTTGTTCCAACAGGGCCTCGTGAAGGTGGTGTTCGCCACCGAAACCCTCGCTGCCGGAATCAACATGCCGGCCCGAAGCACGGTGATCGCTGCGCTCTCCAAGCGCACCGAGCGGGGCCACCGGCCTCTGATGGGCAGCGAGTTTCTGCAGATGGCAGGCCGGGCTGGGCGTCGTGGCCTCGATTCACGCGGCTACGTCGTGACGGTGCAGAGCCGCTTTGAAGGCGTTAGGGAGGCCGGACAGCTTGCCACCAGTCCGGCTGATCCTCTGGTCAGTCAGTTCACGCCCAGCTACGGCATGGTGCTGAATCTGCTGCAGCGTCACGATCTCGACAAGGCACGGGAGCTGGTGGAACGAAGCTTCGGTCGCTATCTGGCCAGCCTGGATCTGGTGGAGGAAGAAACAACCTTGTCGCAGTTGCGGCTGCAACTCGGGCAGCTGGAAGGGGTGGCTGGCGATGTGCCCTGGGAGGACTTTGAGGACTACGAGAAACTGCGCGGAAGGCTGCGGGAGGAGCGGCGACTATTGCGAATCCTGCAGCAGCAGGCCGAGGAAACCCTGGCCAATGAGCTGACGCTGGCGCTGCAGTTTGCAAGCTCAGGAACCCTGGTGAGCCTCAAGTCGCCTCAGTTGCGGGGACGGGTCACTCCCGCCGTGATCGTGGAGAAAGTGGACGGTCCTGGCCAGTTCCCGCTTCTGCTTTGCCTGACGGATGACAACCTCTGGCTTCTGGTTCCCTGCCAATCCGTGGTCAGCCTCCACGCCGAGCTCAGCTGTCTGCAGGTGGACAACGTGGAGGCGCCCGATCTCCAGCGGGCCGGAGAGCTGCGTCATGGGGATCAACAAAGTGGTGGTCTGGCGCTGGCGGTAGCGCACATGGCCGGGCGTCACGACATGACAACTCCGCAATACGACCTGGCCGGTGAGGTGCTCACCCAGTCCAGGCTTGTGCAGACCCTTGAGCAAGAGCAAGAGCAGCATCCCGCCCATGGCTGGGGGGATCGCAAACAGCTCAAGAAACACCGCCGGCGAATGGAGGAGCTCGAGGAGGAAATCGAGGAGCGGCAGCGACTTCTGCATCACCGCGCCAACAGACATTGGGAGACCTTTTTATCCCTGCTTGAGATTCTTCAGCAGTTTGGCTGCTTGGTTGAGCTCGAACCGACGGAAATCGGTCGCACAGTCGCTGCGCTGCGCGGCGATAACGAGCTGTGGCTTGGGTTGGCGCTGATGAGCGGTCATCTCGATGAGCTGCACCCGGCTGATCTCGCGGCTGTGTTTGAAGCGATCAGCACGGAGGTGAATCGGCCTGATCTCTGGAGCGGTTTTCCACCGCCACCCGCTGCTGAGGAGGCTTTGCATGATCTATCCGGTGTCCGTCGCGAGCTGTTGCGCACCCAGGAGCGTTTAAACGTTGTGGTCCCGGCCTGGTGGGAACCAGAACTGATGGGTCTGGTGGAGGCCTGGGCCAGAGGGACTGCCTGGAGCGACCTGATTGCCAACACATCACTGGATGAAGGCGATGTGGTTCGGATCATGCGTCGCACCGTGGATCTTCTCGCTCAGGTGCCGTTCTGCGAGGCCATCAGCGAGCAGCTGCGAGCCAATGCCCGCCTTGCTCTCAAGGCGATCAATCGTTTTCCGGTCTGTGAGGCACAGGATCTGCTCAAGGAAGCCTCTGGCCTTAATCCCGCCACTGAGAGAGCAGCATGA
- a CDS encoding bile acid:sodium symporter family protein, translating to MSLERFTLWFPLWTLLGAVLALLYPPLFTWFRGPLITLGLGVIMLGMGLGLAPQDFVRVGQRPRAVLLGSMAQFIVMPGLAATLALLLQLSPPLAVGLILVGCCPGGTASNVVALIARADVALSVVMTTVSTAAAVVMTPRLTELLASQYVPVDGWALFLKVMQVVLLPVALGVLLKQGCPGVARRVEPVMPPLAVGMIVLIVASIVGSQRAELLKQGPQLLLACLLLHCGGFLLGYLLPKLFKQQEAVRRTISIEVGMQNSGLAVVLARSGGFASPLTALPGAISAVIHCMIGSALAAGWRQSDPESDLSGR from the coding sequence ATGTCGCTGGAGCGTTTCACGCTGTGGTTCCCGCTCTGGACGTTGCTCGGAGCGGTCCTGGCCCTGCTCTATCCACCCTTGTTCACCTGGTTTCGCGGTCCCCTGATCACCCTCGGGCTGGGGGTGATCATGCTGGGAATGGGGCTGGGTTTGGCACCGCAGGACTTTGTTCGGGTTGGTCAGCGGCCGCGGGCGGTTCTGCTGGGTTCGATGGCACAGTTCATCGTGATGCCCGGACTAGCGGCGACCCTGGCCTTGCTGCTGCAGCTTTCTCCACCACTGGCGGTGGGTCTGATTTTGGTGGGCTGTTGTCCTGGAGGGACCGCCAGCAACGTTGTGGCCCTGATTGCCCGCGCTGACGTCGCGCTCTCCGTTGTGATGACCACCGTTAGCACAGCTGCGGCTGTGGTGATGACCCCGCGGCTAACCGAGCTGCTGGCCAGCCAGTACGTACCGGTGGATGGTTGGGCCTTGTTCCTAAAAGTGATGCAGGTTGTGCTGCTGCCGGTTGCGCTTGGCGTGCTGCTCAAGCAGGGATGTCCTGGGGTGGCGCGCCGCGTCGAACCTGTGATGCCTCCACTGGCGGTTGGGATGATCGTTTTGATTGTCGCGAGCATCGTCGGAAGCCAGCGCGCGGAGCTCCTGAAGCAGGGTCCGCAGCTTTTGCTGGCCTGTCTGCTGCTGCACTGTGGAGGGTTCCTGCTCGGTTATCTGCTGCCCAAGCTGTTCAAGCAGCAGGAAGCGGTTAGACGAACCATCAGCATTGAAGTCGGTATGCAGAATTCAGGCCTTGCCGTGGTGCTGGCCAGAAGTGGAGGATTTGCCAGCCCGCTCACGGCTTTGCCGGGTGCCATCTCGGCGGTGATTCACTGCATGATCGGCAGCGCTTTGGCTGCGGGCTGGCGACAGTCGGATCCCGAATCAGATCTCTCAGGTCGGTGA
- a CDS encoding sugar ABC transporter, producing the protein MTKSLPPEETFSESPKPRSTQEQPLPSTAIFPKTLMQAAEPNLQLENTWKQRLSRVAKAILSPRTVVLGFIGLAAFYSFSIGRSRYTSVSQFVIQQPTPMNNTANTILGATAAVPQAISSLLDGQYLKVYLASPDVKNKLYPEPQLLEAIYAPQRPDVWAGLPAKSSSNQQVEFFRRQVSVQPQPLVGSVVLKTYGFQPQQAFELNQALLRQAQKFVNEVNQSISADQQAFAQKELEISKDELQKAKQKLQNFQDKYGQLSPEVEQQTTSSFIAQLESNLVDLKVELATLKRRYVDPASPEVAYVADQVQELERQIREERQKAVGPNGRDLNKLTSQSESLKADVEFATTALEAARLAVDNSRRESQRQAKFIVMLSKPQLATSEDMNWRWQFFLASIGIVIVGWAVGGFILAAVRKQ; encoded by the coding sequence ATGACTAAATCTCTTCCACCCGAGGAGACCTTTTCTGAATCCCCGAAACCTCGGTCGACACAAGAGCAGCCGTTGCCTTCTACGGCGATCTTTCCAAAAACATTGATGCAAGCTGCCGAGCCCAATCTTCAATTAGAAAACACCTGGAAACAGCGTCTTTCTCGAGTCGCTAAAGCAATCTTGTCTCCAAGAACGGTGGTTCTTGGATTTATAGGCTTAGCGGCTTTCTATTCTTTCAGTATTGGGCGAAGTCGTTACACATCGGTGTCGCAATTTGTGATTCAACAACCGACGCCGATGAACAACACGGCAAATACAATTTTAGGAGCTACAGCTGCTGTTCCACAAGCCATTAGTTCTCTGCTTGATGGCCAATATCTCAAAGTCTATCTGGCCTCGCCCGATGTCAAAAACAAGCTCTACCCGGAACCTCAACTACTAGAGGCGATTTACGCTCCCCAACGGCCTGATGTGTGGGCAGGCTTGCCTGCGAAAAGTTCTTCTAATCAGCAAGTTGAATTTTTCAGGAGGCAAGTGAGTGTTCAACCACAACCACTCGTTGGTTCTGTTGTTCTAAAAACCTATGGGTTTCAACCTCAACAAGCCTTTGAACTCAACCAAGCACTTTTGAGGCAAGCCCAAAAATTTGTCAATGAAGTCAATCAGTCAATCAGTGCTGATCAGCAGGCATTTGCTCAGAAAGAGCTTGAAATCTCTAAAGATGAATTGCAAAAAGCTAAGCAAAAGTTACAAAATTTTCAGGATAAGTATGGACAACTAAGTCCTGAGGTTGAGCAACAAACAACATCGTCTTTTATTGCTCAACTTGAATCAAATCTTGTTGATCTGAAAGTTGAGTTGGCAACATTGAAACGTCGCTATGTCGACCCAGCATCTCCTGAAGTCGCTTACGTTGCAGACCAAGTCCAGGAGTTGGAGCGTCAAATCCGAGAAGAGAGACAAAAAGCAGTCGGTCCTAATGGTCGAGATCTCAATAAACTGACGTCCCAGTCTGAATCACTCAAGGCAGATGTTGAATTTGCGACCACTGCTTTGGAAGCAGCGCGCCTTGCGGTTGACAATAGCCGTCGAGAAAGCCAAAGGCAGGCGAAATTCATTGTGATGCTCAGCAAGCCACAACTTGCAACATCAGAAGATATGAACTGGCGTTGGCAGTTCTTCTTAGCCTCGATTGGTATTGTTATTGTTGGTTGGGCTGTTGGTGGTTTTATCTTGGCTGCCGTCAGAAAACAGTAG
- a CDS encoding DUF1997 domain-containing protein — translation MTLRCAGTHVCEVPIRAAKRQTLVELLSDPQLTMEALLDRKKLTSLPGHRFRYQSSPYRILTFNVQPEVVFVAVWNGQELQIDFERCEIHGLAAIQKAVVFECRAKLTPFDALIRASASATLALASRQSFLVFPDAVLLSIGRKSLDLVFARLEQRCQKRLRKAVMQRL, via the coding sequence ATGACGCTGCGCTGTGCGGGTACCCATGTCTGCGAGGTTCCAATTCGCGCAGCCAAACGGCAAACGCTGGTTGAGCTGCTGTCGGATCCACAGCTCACCATGGAGGCTCTGCTGGATCGCAAGAAACTGACGTCTTTGCCCGGACATCGCTTTCGTTACCAATCCAGTCCCTACAGGATTCTGACTTTCAATGTTCAACCTGAGGTTGTTTTTGTGGCGGTCTGGAACGGGCAGGAACTTCAGATTGATTTTGAGCGTTGTGAAATCCATGGCCTTGCTGCTATCCAGAAAGCCGTCGTCTTTGAATGCAGAGCAAAGCTCACGCCCTTTGACGCTTTGATCAGAGCGAGCGCCAGCGCAACATTGGCGTTGGCAAGTCGTCAATCATTCTTAGTATTTCCGGACGCTGTATTGCTTTCGATTGGCAGAAAGTCTTTGGACCTTGTGTTCGCCAGGCTTGAGCAGAGGTGTCAAAAACGACTGCGAAAAGCTGTGATGCAAAGGCTATGA